From the Chanodichthys erythropterus isolate Z2021 chromosome 9, ASM2448905v1, whole genome shotgun sequence genome, the window ACCAGCAATAAAAACTGGTCTGATTATTACACAACAGAATTCAGCAATGCcttgaattattaaaaataattacaataaaaacaaactctcCTGAACCCCTGAAAAATGGGAAAGTCCAGAAAagccaataaaataaaaaaaggcctCATGAGTTTGTTTTATCATTGAGATcgggaagcttgtttccgccactgaataaaaaataaaaatggtaattgCTACATTTtccatctcacaattctgatatttttctcacaattgcgagtttagatctcacaattctgatgtcagaattgcgtgatataaagtcgcaattgcatgttataaagtcagatttgcgagacaaactataaattctgacttttctcagtCTTGCAAGTTATAAATTATGAAATGAGAATTGAGATAAATGTAGcaattatctttatttttattcagtggtggaaacaaccTTCCATAGTGAGAAGACGGTGTGAGTgcgtatataaatataaatgcgAATCCATACACCATCACGCTCAATCATAAATATGTTACATGGGTGAGAATACAAACAAAACATCTACACATCTTTACCTTTCCATTTCCGTCATGTTTACAAGAAACGTTCTGTAGTGTGCAGCGTCCATACATTCTTGTAACAACATTAAACCCTTCCAATAAATTAATAGGTTAGCGACAAACAAAGAAGCTGCTGGAGTGTCTACTGCATATGAAATGAGAATCTACATTCCCCTTCAAACCAAAGGCCTCTTCCAACATCCGCTGATCTTCACACTCACTCTTTGGACTGGATGAACGGGCCTCATGTGGAACTGGCCTTGTGAGCGTCCCTCCCCAGGTCCTGGATGTGCGGCTCGTGATGGGTCAAAAAGTACTTGAAGAACTCATAGACGGACCAGGCGATGGCCGTAGACGGCATCTGATAAATGACCCGAGCTCGGATGCCTTTAAAGAACGCCGGCACGCCGCCCAGCCGGTAAACCGTCCTGAAAGCGTTGACCATGCCGGAGAGGTGTCCGCTAACGTGCGCGGAGCTGAGCGCCACGTTCTCCTGCGTGTTTAACAAGGTCTTACACACGTCTAACGGAGTGGTGATGGCAGCGGACACGGCTCCGGCCGCCGCTCCGGACAGGATGTGCGTTTCAGGCCGGTACTGGCGCTCTGGGTTAAAATGTTCCTGCATGAATTCGTACGTGATGAAGTGAACGGCCTGGAAGGGGATGTTCATGGTCAGCTGAGTGCTGTAGCTGCGGTAGAAGGCGGCCAGTCCTTCTTTGCGACTGACCGTCAGTACGCAGTCGTACAGGCTGCGGTATGGAGAGTTATACATCTGCATCCTCTGCTTCACCACtgacagaaaagaaaaagactGTATATAAATGTTATATCTTAAAACACCCATTATTTACACAACTCTGAAGAATGCAAATGTGTCTGCTGACTGTACGCTTATTAATAATATCCtgctcttcccagctttgtaaTGTCATTGAATAGTGCCCTtcaaaaagcttcaaaaagcacatccatccatcataaaaaaactccagggggttaataaaggccttctgaaataaagcaattggtttttgtaagaaaaatactcatattttaaaactttacaaactataatcactggcttctgAAACATACGCACATTCACGGGAGAGTTATGTGGTTTTCGCGAGAGGCGTCTATTCTCATTTGAGCTTACGCTACGCCTACATCATACActgggtcagaggtcacccg encodes:
- the slc25a37 gene encoding mitoferrin-1 isoform X3, which codes for MQSLQPDPKAQYRSVYGALKRIVRTEGVLRPLRGLNITVLGAGPAHALYFACYERIKRSLSDIIQNGGNSHIANGVAGSVATVLHDAVMNPAEVVKQRMQMYNSPYRSLYDCVLTVSRKEGLAAFYRSYSTQLTMNIPFQAVHFITYEFMQEHFNPERQYRPETHILSGAAAGAVSAAITTPLDVCKTLLNTQENVALSSAHVSGHLSGMVNAFRTVYRLGGVPAFFKGIRARVIYQMPSTAIAWSVYEFFKYFLTHHEPHIQDLGRDAHKASST
- the slc25a37 gene encoding mitoferrin-1 isoform X2, translating into MPNEPDARDFTWKELGCNWFVCSWTRMQSLQPDPKAQYRSVYGALKRIVRTEGVLRPLRGLNITVLGAGPAHALYFACYERIKRSLSDIIQNGGNSHIANGVAGSVATVLHDAVMNPAEVVKQRMQMYNSPYRSLYDCVLTVSRKEGLAAFYRSYSTQLTMNIPFQAVHFITYEFMQEHFNPERQYRPETHILSGAAAGAVSAAITTPLDVCKTLLNTQENVALSSAHVSGHLSGMVNAFRTVYRLGGVPAFFKGIRARVIYQMPSTAIAWSVYEFFKYFLTHHEPHIQDLGRDAHKASST
- the slc25a37 gene encoding mitoferrin-1 isoform X1 — translated: MELRTQTVLASLEMSEVKSDGGSSEGDEDYESLPAHASLGTHMTAGAVAGVLEHTVMYPVDSVKTRMQSLQPDPKAQYRSVYGALKRIVRTEGVLRPLRGLNITVLGAGPAHALYFACYERIKRSLSDIIQNGGNSHIANGVAGSVATVLHDAVMNPAEVVKQRMQMYNSPYRSLYDCVLTVSRKEGLAAFYRSYSTQLTMNIPFQAVHFITYEFMQEHFNPERQYRPETHILSGAAAGAVSAAITTPLDVCKTLLNTQENVALSSAHVSGHLSGMVNAFRTVYRLGGVPAFFKGIRARVIYQMPSTAIAWSVYEFFKYFLTHHEPHIQDLGRDAHKASST